From one Wenzhouxiangella sp. XN201 genomic stretch:
- a CDS encoding transposase, which yields MLTPSDHPFLYLRYLLLILFLGGFFIFVVSAEEDVVWWFWFVPIVPLVILFLVDRAELRCPHCRERWTLRVKGRIRLGESTVYQCRHCREDFDPEVDVEPVSGQGSYPPARGGERTIMFFLIGMAGLLLIEQTLSDDSPGLFGLVPLFMAGIAIARLKGWVKKGGGVGGGGGP from the coding sequence ATGCTCACCCCCTCCGACCACCCCTTTTTGTACCTGCGCTACCTGCTCCTCATCCTTTTTCTGGGCGGGTTCTTCATCTTCGTTGTCAGCGCCGAGGAGGACGTCGTCTGGTGGTTCTGGTTCGTGCCGATCGTTCCGCTGGTCATCTTGTTTCTCGTGGATCGTGCCGAGCTGCGCTGTCCGCACTGTCGCGAGCGCTGGACGTTACGTGTGAAGGGGCGCATTCGCCTGGGCGAATCGACCGTCTATCAGTGTCGGCACTGCCGGGAAGACTTCGATCCGGAGGTCGACGTCGAACCCGTATCCGGCCAGGGCTCGTATCCGCCGGCACGTGGGGGCGAACGCACCATCATGTTCTTTTTGATCGGAATGGCAGGCCTCCTCCTGATCGAGCAGACGCTCTCGGACGACTCCCCCGGCCTGTTTGGGCTAGTTCCGCTGTTCATGGCCGGTATCGCCATTGCCCGGCTGAAGGGCTGGGTCAAGAAGGGTGGTGGTGTCGGCGGTGGCGGTGGCCCCTAG
- a CDS encoding ricin-type beta-trefoil lectin domain protein — translation MMKTASIAFLALLLAACATSGPSLVTEEDISAASDHELCLAFKAQQSDAVRAELVRRDLFSSREWRFIDDGQIHIGMDDLAVICSWGDPGREVVNTRTDDGDPDEQVWIYNECPICDEFRVYFRGGEVERWES, via the coding sequence ATGATGAAGACTGCATCGATTGCCTTTCTTGCCCTACTGCTCGCCGCCTGTGCCACATCCGGACCCAGCCTGGTTACGGAAGAAGATATCTCGGCGGCCTCGGATCATGAATTGTGCCTGGCCTTCAAGGCGCAGCAGTCGGATGCCGTACGTGCCGAGCTTGTTCGCCGCGACTTGTTCTCTTCCCGGGAATGGCGTTTTATCGATGATGGTCAGATCCATATTGGTATGGACGACCTGGCGGTCATCTGTTCCTGGGGCGATCCGGGTCGAGAGGTCGTCAACACCCGGACCGACGACGGCGATCCGGACGAGCAGGTTTGGATCTACAACGAATGCCCGATCTGCGATGAGTTCCGGGTTTACTTTCGAGGTGGAGAGGTAGAACGCTGGGAGAGTTAG
- a CDS encoding TonB-dependent receptor: MNKGFRAIASACACWLVVLCFVVSPAAEGASAAADSGLPAKERADSSGENEEIVVYPRSFFDTYRPVNALDMVQQLPGFRLIEAADKRGFGGNAGNVLIDGERPSSKQDRLSQLLSRIPAGRVEQVEVVRGDTGSLTAGGQSVVANVVLRDAGRASWAWSALIEQDTDSGGPEPGGSLSLVVPRGDSRYAAGVEARHMFFGNVADERLEVGGVLAELRDDTERMQGNDYSGNFSSETDWGSLVSRFNSRLDYQTFNFFERSQRTPQGIDQAPFVVDRHADWQEYELELGGDLQWQASKDSDVKGILVFNREWEDRTSGLKRESDALSIRRQLADRQTRRAESIARIEVDWAGWEAHYLEFDLETALNVLDNQLEFAVDDGNGFHPVPVPGADSRVEEWRGDVQISDAWQIDDWTLEPALGAEVSRISQSGPDGQERSFFFLKPSLTVVHAPVSERQTRLNLRRSVAQLDFRDFVSATNFGDDEINFGNPSLKPQNTWVAELAHERRFGEVGVATAKLFYNYVRDLQDRLPLDGRDVPGNIGDGQRWGMELEATLPVDPVGLEDARLDMDLRWQDSSVEDPVTQRDRPFSGESKFRINTKLRQDVIVAQAAWGLELFYQDAVTRYELDELDVRDDGVDLGFFIETTRFMQTKVRLAAQNLLGRSFERDRRVFADSRLDGETAFREVRDFRRGRSLILSLSGNF; encoded by the coding sequence ATGAACAAGGGGTTTCGAGCCATCGCCAGCGCTTGTGCCTGCTGGCTGGTGGTTCTGTGTTTTGTCGTGTCGCCGGCGGCAGAGGGTGCCAGCGCAGCCGCCGATTCGGGCTTGCCGGCCAAGGAGCGCGCGGACAGTTCCGGGGAGAATGAGGAAATCGTGGTTTATCCGCGATCCTTTTTCGATACCTACCGCCCGGTCAATGCACTCGACATGGTCCAGCAGCTTCCGGGCTTTCGTTTGATCGAGGCCGCCGACAAGCGCGGATTCGGCGGCAACGCCGGCAATGTGCTGATCGATGGCGAGCGGCCGAGCAGCAAGCAGGACCGCTTGTCGCAGCTCCTGTCGCGCATTCCCGCCGGTCGCGTCGAACAAGTCGAGGTCGTGCGCGGCGACACCGGTTCCCTGACCGCCGGCGGGCAATCCGTGGTCGCCAACGTGGTGCTGCGCGATGCCGGTCGTGCGAGCTGGGCGTGGAGCGCGCTGATCGAGCAGGACACCGACAGCGGCGGGCCCGAGCCGGGCGGCAGCCTGTCCCTGGTTGTGCCGCGCGGGGACAGCCGCTACGCGGCGGGCGTGGAAGCAAGGCATATGTTCTTCGGCAATGTCGCTGACGAGCGACTCGAAGTCGGTGGAGTCCTGGCCGAGCTGCGCGATGACACGGAGCGGATGCAGGGCAACGACTATTCCGGGAATTTCAGTTCGGAAACCGACTGGGGCTCGCTGGTGTCGCGTTTCAACAGCAGGCTCGACTACCAGACCTTCAACTTCTTCGAGCGCTCGCAACGCACGCCGCAGGGGATCGATCAGGCGCCCTTTGTGGTCGACCGGCACGCCGACTGGCAGGAGTACGAACTCGAACTTGGCGGCGACCTCCAGTGGCAAGCCTCGAAGGACTCCGACGTCAAGGGCATCCTGGTCTTCAATCGCGAGTGGGAAGATCGGACCTCCGGCCTCAAGCGAGAGAGCGATGCGCTGTCGATACGACGCCAGCTGGCCGACCGCCAGACCCGCCGGGCCGAGAGTATCGCCCGGATCGAGGTCGACTGGGCCGGGTGGGAGGCCCACTATCTGGAATTCGACCTGGAGACCGCACTGAATGTGCTCGACAATCAGCTCGAGTTCGCCGTCGATGATGGCAACGGCTTTCATCCCGTGCCGGTGCCCGGCGCCGATTCGCGCGTCGAGGAATGGCGCGGCGATGTCCAGATCAGCGATGCCTGGCAGATCGATGACTGGACCCTGGAGCCGGCGCTGGGTGCGGAAGTTTCGCGCATCAGCCAGTCGGGACCCGACGGGCAGGAGCGTTCCTTTTTCTTCCTGAAGCCGTCACTGACCGTCGTCCATGCGCCGGTTTCCGAGCGGCAGACGCGACTCAACCTGCGCCGCAGCGTGGCGCAGCTCGATTTCCGAGATTTCGTCAGCGCCACGAACTTCGGCGACGATGAAATCAATTTCGGGAATCCTTCCCTCAAGCCCCAGAACACCTGGGTTGCGGAGCTGGCTCACGAGCGCCGTTTCGGCGAGGTGGGCGTGGCCACGGCAAAACTGTTCTACAACTACGTGCGCGATCTGCAGGACCGCCTGCCGCTTGACGGTCGGGACGTGCCGGGCAACATCGGGGACGGGCAACGATGGGGCATGGAACTGGAGGCCACGCTGCCGGTTGATCCGGTCGGGCTCGAGGACGCGCGACTGGATATGGACTTGCGCTGGCAGGACTCGAGCGTGGAAGACCCGGTGACCCAGCGCGATCGGCCATTCTCCGGTGAGTCGAAGTTTCGCATCAACACCAAGCTTCGCCAGGACGTCATCGTCGCGCAGGCGGCCTGGGGCCTGGAGCTTTTCTACCAGGATGCCGTGACGCGTTACGAGCTCGACGAACTCGACGTCCGGGATGACGGCGTCGATCTGGGGTTCTTCATCGAAACGACACGATTCATGCAGACCAAGGTCAGGCTGGCGGCACAGAACCTGCTTGGTCGCAGCTTCGAGCGCGATCGGCGGGTATTCGCCGACAGCCGTCTCGACGGGGAGACGGCGTTTCGCGAAGTCCGTGATTTCCGGCGAGGTCGTTCGCTGATTCTCTCGCTCAGCGGTAACTTTTAG
- a CDS encoding bifunctional metallophosphatase/5'-nucleotidase, whose product MLFHQRVSFRALTALIVVGSLLSCAQPDSIPEPLAPSDDEQADALQLQLLHFADIDGGGTLALEHVADFSALVDTFRAGRPDSTLLISSGDNYIPGPLFQASNDPAMAEVVGSPGVGRGEIAFLNAMDVDASAVGNHDLDRGPEVFAGIIQPDRHGWPGSRFPWLSANLDFSSEPHLAGLVSPDGLDAAELKGRLAGSAVLEIDGHRVGVVGAATPTLGQITSTGEIGIRPADPDDMDALADVIQEAVDALVADGVNIIILAAHMQQLQVERALAERLEHVDVLIAGGSNTILADSGTRLHPGDVAVDDYPLVYRSPLDEPVLLVNTAGDFRYLGRLLLQFDAEGVIDLEQLDAGHAGVWASEASVVEDLGAEALAEVVAIRDAFWRILEVKMGHVLGYTDQFLDGRRTRVRTRETNLGRLWAKATLWLGRQQEPEAVIAFRNGGGIRTPIGEMSIPPGSRDASEVRLQPPAANRFRPEGGISRLDLETALAFNGELVGLTVTAGELYDIMEYAVSGIAPGATPGWFPQFTGLRLTYDATRPARRPLEPGHGDINQGLGSNGERVRDLAVVAPDGTTIQLVSDGEWVGDTDRRFRIITLAFLAQCVPHPGDEFEQVVHCGDGYPLRELSDPQRRDLGGLEYPGVAIDFVTSGTEQYALAAYLAKFHATPEQAFNLPPQPEGDQAWLIEHSGPKSYR is encoded by the coding sequence ATGCTGTTTCACCAGCGTGTTTCTTTTCGTGCCCTGACCGCGTTGATCGTTGTCGGCTCCCTGCTCTCCTGTGCGCAACCGGATTCCATACCTGAGCCGCTTGCCCCCAGCGATGATGAGCAGGCAGATGCGCTACAACTGCAGCTGCTGCATTTTGCCGATATCGACGGCGGCGGTACCCTGGCGCTCGAACATGTGGCGGATTTCTCCGCCCTGGTCGACACCTTTCGTGCCGGGAGGCCGGACAGCACCCTGCTGATCAGCTCCGGCGACAACTACATCCCGGGACCGCTCTTCCAGGCCAGCAACGATCCGGCCATGGCCGAGGTCGTGGGCTCGCCGGGGGTGGGCCGCGGCGAGATCGCATTCCTGAACGCCATGGACGTCGATGCCAGCGCGGTGGGCAATCACGATCTGGATCGCGGCCCCGAAGTATTCGCCGGGATCATCCAGCCCGATCGGCATGGCTGGCCGGGTTCGCGTTTCCCCTGGCTGTCGGCCAACCTGGACTTTTCCAGCGAACCACATCTGGCCGGGCTGGTCAGCCCGGATGGTCTCGATGCCGCTGAACTGAAGGGCCGTCTCGCCGGCTCGGCGGTGCTGGAAATCGACGGCCATCGTGTCGGGGTGGTCGGGGCGGCAACCCCCACGCTGGGGCAGATCACCTCGACCGGCGAAATCGGCATCCGGCCGGCCGACCCGGATGATATGGACGCACTGGCCGACGTGATACAGGAAGCAGTGGATGCGCTGGTGGCCGACGGCGTGAATATCATCATCCTGGCGGCTCACATGCAGCAGCTGCAGGTGGAGCGGGCATTGGCCGAGCGACTCGAGCACGTGGATGTCCTCATTGCCGGCGGTTCCAATACCATTCTGGCCGATTCCGGCACCCGGCTACACCCGGGCGATGTGGCGGTCGACGACTATCCGCTGGTCTATCGCTCGCCACTGGACGAGCCCGTGCTGCTGGTCAACACCGCTGGCGATTTTCGCTACCTGGGGCGATTGTTGCTGCAGTTCGACGCCGAGGGCGTGATCGATCTCGAGCAGCTCGATGCCGGCCACGCGGGCGTTTGGGCCAGCGAGGCCTCGGTGGTCGAGGATCTCGGCGCCGAAGCGCTGGCCGAAGTCGTGGCGATTCGCGACGCCTTCTGGCGCATTCTCGAGGTCAAGATGGGACATGTGCTCGGCTATACCGATCAGTTTCTCGACGGCCGCCGGACCCGGGTACGAACGCGCGAGACCAATCTGGGTCGTCTCTGGGCCAAGGCCACCCTCTGGTTGGGCCGCCAGCAAGAGCCCGAGGCCGTGATCGCCTTTCGCAACGGCGGCGGCATCAGGACCCCAATCGGCGAGATGAGCATACCGCCGGGCAGCCGGGATGCCAGCGAAGTCCGGCTACAGCCGCCGGCGGCCAACCGTTTTCGACCCGAAGGCGGTATATCACGCCTGGACCTGGAAACCGCACTGGCCTTCAATGGCGAGTTGGTCGGCCTGACCGTGACCGCCGGCGAGCTCTACGACATCATGGAATATGCCGTTTCCGGCATTGCGCCGGGCGCCACCCCGGGCTGGTTCCCGCAGTTCACCGGCCTGCGCCTGACCTACGACGCTACCCGCCCGGCCCGGCGGCCGCTCGAGCCCGGACACGGCGACATCAACCAGGGTCTGGGCAGCAACGGCGAACGGGTGCGCGACCTGGCCGTTGTAGCGCCGGACGGCACGACCATACAGTTGGTCAGCGACGGCGAATGGGTCGGCGATACCGACCGGCGTTTCCGGATCATCACCCTGGCTTTCCTGGCCCAGTGTGTGCCGCATCCTGGCGATGAGTTCGAACAGGTCGTGCATTGCGGCGACGGCTACCCCCTGCGCGAGCTCAGTGATCCGCAGCGCCGCGACCTCGGTGGGCTCGAATATCCCGGGGTGGCGATCGATTTTGTCACCTCCGGCACCGAGCAGTACGCCCTGGCGGCCTATCTGGCCAAGTTCCACGCCACCCCGGAGCAGGCCTTCAACCTGCCCCCGCAGCCGGAGGGTGATCAGGCCTGGCTGATCGAGCACTCCGGGCCTAAAAGTTACCGCTGA
- a CDS encoding glycerophosphodiester phosphodiesterase family protein, protein MSRPDAADWLIAHRGYPHAYPENSLVGIEAALEAGARWVEFDIQVTRDGVPVVFHDDSLSRVGDSDEQLATLDWDTLSQRSIGEARRFGNRFSQQRVPSLADMLALVDQYPEVTAFVEIKRESFEWLGRSGVVEAVCDVLQQASSRCVPISFDAAALAKARECGAEAIGLVIKPWNDASRREAEQLAPDYLFIQADRIPKGDRPLWPGQWHWAVYVVDDPDSAQALRRRGADLIETDGFPPMLEALSNLQPGSHAG, encoded by the coding sequence ATGAGTCGGCCCGATGCCGCCGACTGGCTGATCGCCCATCGCGGCTATCCGCATGCGTACCCGGAAAACTCCCTCGTCGGCATCGAGGCTGCACTGGAGGCCGGAGCGCGCTGGGTGGAATTCGACATCCAGGTGACCCGAGACGGGGTGCCGGTGGTGTTCCATGATGACTCGCTCAGCCGCGTCGGCGACAGCGACGAGCAGCTCGCTACGCTGGACTGGGACACGCTGTCGCAGCGCAGCATCGGCGAGGCTCGCCGGTTCGGTAACAGATTCTCGCAGCAACGTGTTCCCAGCCTCGCGGACATGCTCGCGCTGGTCGATCAGTACCCGGAGGTGACGGCGTTCGTCGAGATCAAGCGGGAGAGCTTCGAGTGGTTGGGCCGATCCGGGGTGGTCGAGGCGGTGTGCGACGTGCTGCAGCAAGCCTCCAGCCGTTGCGTGCCGATCTCCTTCGATGCCGCTGCGCTGGCAAAGGCGCGAGAGTGCGGCGCCGAAGCCATCGGCTTGGTCATCAAGCCCTGGAACGATGCATCCAGGCGCGAGGCCGAGCAACTGGCGCCGGATTACCTGTTCATCCAGGCCGACCGCATTCCGAAAGGCGACCGGCCGCTGTGGCCCGGCCAGTGGCACTGGGCGGTCTATGTCGTCGACGACCCCGATTCGGCCCAAGCGCTTCGCCGCCGCGGCGCCGATCTGATCGAGACCGACGGCTTTCCGCCAATGCTTGAAGCATTGAGCAATTTGCAGCCCGGAAGCCATGCAGGTTAA
- a CDS encoding DMT family transporter: MQVNEPRPFTVLLLSVIALVAFAANSILTRAALTDTSIDPISFTTVRIASGAVMLWLIVRVRSSGAEGRGSWASALALFGYAIAFSLAYRSLTAATGALLLFGAVQVTMVSWGLFRGERLSAVQWLGVLLALAGLVWLLLPGLSAPPLLAAALMLAAGCAWGIYTLRAKGAGDPTRVTAANFARASLPAVGLGLIFAGDVSWDSQGLALAVASGALASGMGYAVWYTVLKHIGTHTAAVSQLTVPVITAIAGVLLLSEPLSWPTVVGGACILGGIALVTRPRRATNGV; the protein is encoded by the coding sequence ATGCAGGTTAATGAGCCGCGCCCGTTCACCGTCTTGCTTCTGAGCGTTATTGCGCTGGTCGCGTTCGCGGCCAATTCCATCCTCACGCGTGCCGCGCTGACCGACACCTCGATTGACCCGATCAGCTTCACCACCGTGCGGATCGCATCGGGCGCAGTGATGTTGTGGCTGATCGTTCGTGTCCGATCCTCCGGCGCCGAAGGTCGTGGCAGCTGGGCTTCGGCGCTGGCCCTGTTCGGCTATGCGATTGCATTCTCGCTGGCCTATCGCTCGCTGACCGCCGCGACTGGTGCGCTACTGCTGTTCGGGGCGGTGCAGGTCACGATGGTGTCCTGGGGCCTGTTTCGCGGCGAACGGCTTTCCGCCGTCCAATGGCTGGGTGTGCTGCTCGCCCTGGCCGGGTTGGTCTGGTTGCTATTGCCGGGGTTGTCGGCACCGCCGCTTCTCGCCGCCGCCCTGATGCTGGCCGCCGGCTGTGCCTGGGGTATCTACACACTGCGCGCGAAAGGTGCTGGCGATCCCACGCGGGTGACGGCCGCGAATTTCGCGCGTGCGTCGCTGCCGGCTGTCGGCCTGGGTCTGATTTTCGCGGGTGATGTGTCGTGGGATAGCCAGGGACTGGCACTGGCCGTGGCGTCCGGTGCGCTGGCCTCGGGAATGGGCTACGCCGTCTGGTACACCGTGCTGAAACATATCGGTACCCACACGGCAGCCGTATCGCAATTGACCGTACCGGTCATCACGGCCATTGCCGGCGTGTTGCTGCTGTCCGAGCCCTTGAGTTGGCCGACGGTGGTTGGCGGCGCCTGCATCCTCGGCGGCATCGCATTGGTCACGCGTCCGCGCCGGGCGACTAACGGCGTCTGA
- a CDS encoding sensor domain-containing diguanylate cyclase has translation MPDQIHKKNNRSKSPQAACDSRQLETEPDFNFRLFVDGLSDLVCLHEPDGAYVWVSPSVRRILGYEPSDLIGRDPYDLFHPEDAVRIRESTHDPALSGQGHIFVRYRIRHRDGHYVWLESLTQPHLDDDGNVFRLQTSSRDISEQKRIEQALRESEERYRAVINSLAEGVLVHGSDGRITACNPSACQILGVAEEHLIGVELSDALWNAVDEHGREIPRDRHPTTITLESGEACRDVVMGLKLPNTRDRVWIAINTQPFDRSDAHVVVASFRDITAWRETRRELDLLAKVFEASSEAILITDANRNVIALNHSFTQLTGYTLEDLQGKSSALLRAGDEPPEFYEAIWESLETRGFWRGETWNRGKNGNEYPVWLSFTAVRNDEGDITHYISICTDITEQHTRREQQQFLATHDPLTGLANRTVAYDRIEMEIRRCQRNSHSFAVLFVDLDGFKSINDRHGHRVGDILLRKVARRIQKRVRASDTVSRLGGDEFIVVLTDITHIQDAHKIARTLVKRLAEPYRISDLELTIGASIGISKFPELGTEAETLIHAADLAMYDAKATPERAVAIAPYG, from the coding sequence ATGCCTGACCAGATCCACAAAAAGAACAATCGTTCAAAGTCGCCGCAAGCCGCTTGCGACTCGCGGCAACTGGAGACCGAACCGGATTTCAACTTTCGCCTGTTCGTTGATGGTCTGAGCGATCTCGTCTGTCTACACGAGCCGGACGGGGCCTATGTCTGGGTCAGTCCATCGGTGCGCCGGATCCTCGGCTACGAGCCATCCGACCTCATCGGACGAGACCCCTACGACCTCTTCCACCCCGAAGACGCGGTCCGCATTCGGGAGAGCACTCACGACCCGGCCCTTTCGGGGCAAGGCCACATCTTCGTCCGTTACCGTATCCGCCATCGAGACGGTCACTATGTCTGGCTGGAGAGCCTCACTCAGCCCCACCTGGACGACGACGGCAATGTCTTCCGTCTCCAGACCAGCTCCCGGGACATCAGCGAGCAGAAGCGGATCGAACAGGCACTCCGCGAAAGCGAGGAGCGCTATCGGGCGGTCATCAACTCCCTGGCCGAGGGTGTCCTGGTTCACGGCAGCGACGGGCGAATCACCGCCTGCAACCCCAGCGCTTGCCAGATACTGGGGGTTGCCGAGGAGCACCTGATTGGCGTCGAGCTCTCCGATGCGCTCTGGAACGCCGTTGATGAACACGGCCGGGAAATTCCACGGGACCGGCACCCGACGACGATCACCCTGGAATCTGGCGAAGCGTGCCGCGACGTCGTCATGGGTCTCAAACTTCCCAACACCAGGGACAGAGTGTGGATCGCCATCAATACTCAGCCATTCGATCGCAGCGATGCACATGTCGTGGTTGCTTCCTTTCGGGATATCACGGCCTGGCGTGAGACGCGCCGGGAACTCGATCTCCTTGCAAAGGTCTTCGAAGCGAGCTCGGAAGCCATCCTGATCACCGATGCGAACAGAAATGTCATTGCCCTGAATCACTCCTTCACTCAACTCACCGGCTACACGCTCGAGGATCTGCAGGGCAAATCGTCAGCCTTGCTAAGGGCCGGAGATGAGCCGCCCGAGTTCTATGAGGCAATCTGGGAATCCCTGGAAACGCGCGGCTTCTGGCGCGGTGAAACATGGAACCGAGGCAAGAACGGCAATGAATATCCCGTTTGGCTGTCATTCACGGCCGTTCGCAACGACGAGGGAGATATCACGCATTACATTTCTATCTGCACCGACATCACCGAGCAACATACACGCCGCGAGCAACAACAGTTTCTTGCCACACATGACCCGTTAACCGGTCTTGCCAATCGAACGGTGGCGTACGATCGGATCGAAATGGAAATTCGTCGCTGCCAGCGAAACAGCCACTCTTTCGCGGTGCTTTTTGTAGACCTCGATGGCTTCAAGTCCATCAACGATCGGCACGGTCATCGCGTCGGTGACATTCTGCTTCGGAAGGTAGCTCGGCGTATACAAAAGCGAGTGAGGGCTTCCGATACGGTGTCGCGACTCGGCGGCGATGAGTTCATCGTCGTGCTGACCGATATCACACATATCCAGGATGCACACAAAATCGCGCGCACGCTCGTGAAGCGGCTCGCTGAGCCCTACCGAATCAGTGATCTCGAGTTGACGATCGGCGCCAGCATCGGGATCAGCAAATTCCCGGAACTCGGTACGGAGGCCGAAACACTGATCCACGCTGCCGACCTGGCCATGTACGACGCGAAGGCGACTCCCGAACGCGCAGTTGCAATCGCCCCATACGGATAA
- a CDS encoding vanadium-dependent haloperoxidase, translating into MKTLLTILALAGLIYAGPTDAETESAVPVIEWNRTILEIAEAEDRFLTLKGVRTAAMAHLAMHDSLAAINGRYQSYAHQANDPKADPLAAMVQAAFTVAMSQYPDRRETLEALRDRHLDGLSENAARRAGAALGEAAAHTLLGVRNRDGWNTEAEYQWHPMGPGVYAEFNEHSGTPEGFVFGAGWAKAKPFALESPDQFRSPPPPEPGSEAYTHAYEEVRKLGRFQTMERTADQTHLALWWKDFVENSHNRLARDLVIREALDATEAARLFALINMSVFDAYVSVFDNKFHYNYWRPYTAIRWADNDGNPDTKPEPTWNNTHRHTYAFPSYPSAHGCACAAAMSAIMDVFGEDYAFTMRNPQVDIAGPMSEKIAMHPPTRSFETPMEAATQCGLSRLYLGIHFRFDSTAGVDLGRQVGSYVVGNYLTRQGGD; encoded by the coding sequence ATGAAAACGTTGCTCACCATCCTCGCACTGGCCGGCCTGATTTACGCCGGCCCTACTGATGCCGAGACCGAATCGGCGGTACCCGTCATCGAATGGAACCGCACCATCCTTGAGATCGCCGAGGCGGAGGACCGCTTCCTTACCCTCAAGGGCGTGCGTACTGCAGCAATGGCGCATCTGGCGATGCACGACTCGCTGGCTGCCATCAACGGTCGCTACCAATCCTACGCTCACCAGGCCAACGACCCGAAGGCCGACCCCTTGGCCGCCATGGTGCAAGCAGCTTTCACCGTCGCCATGAGCCAGTACCCGGACCGGCGCGAGACACTGGAAGCGCTCCGTGACCGACATCTCGACGGCCTGTCCGAAAACGCGGCCCGCCGGGCGGGTGCCGCGCTTGGCGAAGCCGCCGCACACACTCTGCTCGGTGTGCGGAATCGGGATGGATGGAATACGGAAGCGGAATACCAGTGGCACCCTATGGGGCCGGGGGTTTATGCCGAATTCAACGAGCACTCGGGTACGCCGGAAGGCTTCGTGTTCGGGGCCGGATGGGCGAAGGCCAAACCCTTCGCCCTGGAAAGTCCCGATCAGTTCCGCTCTCCGCCACCCCCGGAGCCCGGAAGCGAAGCCTACACGCACGCCTATGAAGAAGTGCGCAAGTTGGGTCGCTTCCAGACGATGGAGCGCACCGCCGACCAGACCCACCTCGCGCTTTGGTGGAAGGACTTCGTGGAAAACTCCCACAACCGCCTGGCCCGTGACCTGGTCATCCGGGAGGCGCTCGATGCCACCGAAGCGGCAAGGCTGTTCGCATTGATCAACATGAGCGTCTTCGACGCCTATGTCAGCGTGTTCGATAACAAGTTCCACTACAACTACTGGCGGCCGTATACCGCAATACGCTGGGCAGACAACGATGGCAACCCGGACACCAAGCCCGAACCAACCTGGAACAACACCCACCGGCACACCTACGCCTTCCCGAGCTATCCTTCGGCTCACGGTTGCGCCTGCGCGGCGGCAATGAGTGCAATCATGGACGTATTTGGAGAAGACTATGCCTTCACCATGCGGAACCCACAGGTGGATATTGCCGGCCCCATGTCGGAGAAGATCGCGATGCACCCGCCGACCCGCTCGTTCGAAACCCCCATGGAAGCAGCCACACAGTGCGGACTGTCGCGCCTCTATTTGGGCATTCATTTCCGCTTCGATTCCACCGCCGGCGTTGACCTGGGCCGGCAGGTAGGCAGTTACGTCGTGGGTAACTACCTCACGCGGCAAGGCGGCGATTGA
- a CDS encoding helix-turn-helix domain-containing protein, whose protein sequence is MRRGYGQYCPLALAAEILCRRWTVLVISRVLDGCRTFNEIHRGLPRISPSTLTQRLEELTDAGLISRRPVKGGRGHVYEPTEAGRDLSSIIDQMAVWGQHWARDMNMDDLDPGFLAWSMHMRINRAAMPPGRTVLHFEFDAAPPDCRRFWLVCTEDAVDMCLKDPGFETDLVIQAELLCFVECWRGFRDLKQEIRRGNVRLTGPRELKQAFPDWLQLSSLSPYPRKRDGRERKLIGN, encoded by the coding sequence ATGCGTCGAGGTTACGGACAATACTGTCCTCTCGCTCTGGCGGCGGAGATTCTGTGCCGTCGCTGGACCGTGCTGGTCATAAGCCGGGTCCTGGACGGGTGTCGTACATTCAACGAAATTCATCGAGGCCTTCCCCGGATCTCGCCGTCCACGCTTACCCAGCGACTTGAAGAACTCACCGATGCCGGGCTGATCTCTCGTCGACCGGTCAAAGGTGGACGAGGCCACGTATACGAGCCGACCGAGGCTGGCCGGGACTTGTCGAGCATCATTGATCAGATGGCCGTCTGGGGACAGCACTGGGCCCGAGATATGAACATGGACGACCTCGACCCCGGTTTCCTGGCCTGGAGCATGCACATGCGGATCAATCGAGCGGCGATGCCGCCGGGCCGCACCGTCCTGCATTTCGAGTTCGACGCCGCACCGCCCGACTGTCGGCGGTTCTGGCTGGTCTGCACCGAAGACGCCGTGGATATGTGCCTCAAGGACCCTGGATTCGAGACGGACCTGGTCATCCAGGCGGAATTGCTTTGCTTCGTCGAGTGCTGGCGGGGATTCCGGGACCTGAAACAGGAAATTCGCCGCGGCAATGTCCGCCTCACCGGCCCGCGGGAGCTAAAGCAAGCATTTCCCGACTGGCTCCAGTTGAGTTCGCTTTCGCCTTACCCGAGGAAGCGGGATGGCCGGGAACGCAAGCTCATTGGAAACTGA